Proteins from one Rosa chinensis cultivar Old Blush chromosome 7, RchiOBHm-V2, whole genome shotgun sequence genomic window:
- the LOC112180341 gene encoding probable leucine-rich repeat receptor-like protein kinase At1g35710: MRSSPYNHKVCSPASLIFYVQLLSLLPYLAFASANSTEAEGLLRWKASFLNRTENNNLTSWTYLPGGVTNSSTPCNDWTGISCNRDGWVNRINLTNFGIQGTLHEFPFLSFPHLEYVDLSLNVFFDTIPPQISSLSKLIYLDISSNHLTGTIPPELSLLSNLKVLHLNENKLNGSIPKEIGQLKSLYELDLSTNNLEGSVPASLGNLTNMTHLYLSQNQLSGAIPPEIGNLSSLIHLVMDDNHLTGPIPHLISSISKLIHLNLSYNMINETIPPEIGLLSNLETLHLDANQLNGSIPKEIGQLKYLYELSLGINNLEGSIPASLGNFTNMTYLYLHQNQLSGAIPPEIGNLSSLIHLVMYDNHLIGPIPPSFGNLKNLVLLFLRLNQLSGLIPSEIGNLKSIQMLSFNENNLTGPIPPSVGNLRGLTILNLFNNHLSGLIPSEIGNIKSLQVLVLSDNYLTGPIPPSVGNLRGLTTLFMDNNQLSGSIPSEIGNLKSLEKLSFSSNTLRYWYTDRLASFHLKEKGNVKLSLAMNQLNGNMRDLNPINKLSGTIPREIGHLRSLVYLDLSGHRLHGSIPISFGDLTNLTFLDLSGNKLSGTIPKEIGNLKSLLILDFVHNQLNGSIPTSLSNVRNLEILRLSSNKLSCTIPKEVGHLKSLTTVELNFNQLSGSIPTSFGDLSSLKILNLMSNQLSGSIPQEIGILKNLSELQLGDNQFVGYLPQNLCQGGSLSNFSVTNNYLIGPIPKSLKNCTSLIRLRLDGNQLEGNISQGFSVYPNLDYLDLSKNNFYGEVSHNWGQCPQLRTLLIAGNNLTGSIPPDIGNATQIHVLDLSSNYLDGTIPKEIGRLTSLVKLRVNENQLSGPIPSEFRSLANLEYLDLSTNRFNESIIRFVGDFLKLNHLNLSNNKFGEGIPSRLGMLNHVSKLDLSHNSLTGKIPSEISNMGSLEKLNLSHNNLSGFIPASFEGMHSLSSVDISYNDLEGPLPNSKAFQDAPLEALQGNKGLCGEGGALQLCNRQSSRKHQKQKFLITFSLLAALALLAAIFAIVFVIRRKKTHRNGEETNTHEEICFSILGYDGKKMYEEIIRATQDFDSIYCIGKGGHGSVYRANLSSSNIVAVKKLHLLCSDDNNVQKEFLNEIRALTEMRHRNIVKLYGFCSHKRHSFLVYEYLERGSVTAMLSSDHEAHELGWSKRLNIVKDVANALCYMHHDCLPPVVHRDISSKNILLDSEYKAYVSDFGTAKFLNPDSANWTALAGTYGYMAPELAYTMEVNEKCDVYSFGVLTLEIIMGRHPGDIFASLLPQASLVSSSSSTAHQMPVMEFLDQRISPPSHQVAGEVLSHFKIAFACLNSRPESRPTMKQVSQLLSTQSLHLSKPLRMITCGELLVLNA; the protein is encoded by the exons ATGAGATCTTCACCTTATAATCACAAAGTATGCTCTCCAGCCTCCCTGATCTTCTATGTTCAGCTGCTTTCCTTGTTACCATACCTTGCTTTTGCTTCTGCTAATTCAACTGAAGCAGAAGGTCTTCTCAGATGGAAAGCCAGCTTTCTGAATCGAACTGAGAATAATAATCTCACCTCCTGGACTTACCTTCCTGGCGGAGTCACCAATTCATCAACCCCATGCAATGATTGGACTGGTATTTCATGCAACAGAGATGGATGGGTGAACCGGATAAACCTTACCAATTTTGGTATACAAGGTACGCTACATGAATTTCCATTCTTGTCCTTCCCTCATCTTGAATATGTTGACCTCAGCCTGAATGTATTCTTTGATACCATTCCACCTCAGATCAGTTCTCTCTCCAAACTCATCTATCTTGATATTTCTTCTAATCATCTGACTGGGACAATCCCACCAGAACTTAGTCTTCTATCAAATCTTAAAGTCCTGCACCTAAATGAAAATAAGTTAAATGGCTCAATTCCCAAAGAAATAGGCCAACTCAAGTCTCTTTACGAGCTTGATCTCAGCACCAACAATCTAGAAGGGTCTGTTCCAGCTTCTCTCGGTAATTTGACCAACATGACCCACTTGTATCTCTCTCAAAATCAGCTTTCTGGTGCCATTCCTCCAGAGATAGGAAATCTATCTAGCTTGATCCACCTGGTCATGGATGACAACCATTTGACTGGTCCCATCCCACATCTGATCAGTTCCATCTCCAAACTCATCCATCTTAATCTATCTTATAATATGATCAACGAGACAATCCCACCAGAAATTGGCCTTCTATCAAATCTTGAAACCCTGCACCTAGATGCAAATCAGTTAAATGGCTCAATTCCCAAAGAAATAGGCCAACTCAAGTATCTTTATGAGCTTAGTCTGGGCATCAACAATCTAGAAGGGTCTATTCCGGCTTCTCTGGGTAATTTCACCAACATGACCTACTTGTATCTCCATCAAAATCAGCTTTCTGGTGCCATTCCTCCAGAGATAGGAAATCTATCTAGTTTGATCCACCTGGTCATGTATGACAACCATTTGATAGGTCCCATCCCTCCAAGTTTTGGAAACTTGAAGAACTTAGTTTTACTGTTCTTGCGATTGAATCAACTGTCTGGCCTAATTCCCAGCGAGATTGGGAATCTGAAATCCATTCAGATGCTGTCATTCAATGAGAACAATTTAACAGGTCCAATACCTCCAAGTGTAGGAAACTTAAGAGGGCTAACCATATTGAACCTGTTCAACAATCATCTTTCTGGCCTCATTCCCAGTGAGATAGGGAATATAAAATCCCTTCAGGTGCTGGTGTTGAGTGACAACTATTTAACAGGTCCAATACCGCCAAGTGTTGGAAACTTAAGAGGGCTAACCACATTGTTCATGGACAACAATCAACTTTCTGGATCTATACCCTCAGAAATAGGAAATTTGAAGTCTCTAGAGAAATTAAGCTTTTCTAGTAACACTCTTCGATATTGGTATACAGATAGACTTGCTAGTTTTCATCTGAAAGAGAAAGGGAATGTGAAACTATCCTTGGCAATGAATCAGCTCAATGGTAATATGAGAGAccttaaccctataaataaGCTTTCAGGAACTATCCCTAGAGAGATAGGGCACTTGAGATCTCTTGTATACCTAGATTTGTCTGGTCATCGACTCCATGGTTCAATTCCAATATCATTTGGTGATCTGACAAATCTTACCTTTCTCGATCTCTCTGGAAATAAGCTTTCTGGTACTATTCCTAAAGAGATAGGGAACTTGAAATCTCTTCTCATTCTAGACTTCGTCCATAATCAACTAAATGGCTCAATCCCAACATCCTTAAGTAATGTGAGGAATCTTGAAATTCTCCGTCTATCTTCAAATAAGCTTTCTTGCACTATTCCCAAAGAGGTAGGCCACTTGAAATCCCTCACGACTGTGGAATTAAACTTCAATCAACTTAGTGGTTCCATTCCCACTTCATTTGGTGACCTGAGCAGCTTAAAAATCTTAAACCTCATGAGCAACCAACTCTCTGGCTCAATCCCTCAAGAAATAGGAATTCTCAAGAACTTAAGTGAACTACAACTGGGTGATAATCAGTTTGTTGGTTACTTACCCCAAAACCTTTGCCAAGGTGGATCTCTTAGCAATTTTTCTGTAACCAATAACTATTTGATTGGTCCAATCCCCAAAAGCTTGAAAAATTGTACGAGCTTAATCAGACTCCGTCTTGATGGGAACCAATTGGAAGGCAATATATCACAAGGCTTCAGCGTTTATCCGAATCTTGATTATTTAGATTTGAGCAAGAATAACTTCTATGGTGAAGTCTCACACAATTGGGGACAATGCCCACAGTTGAGAACCCTACTAATTGCAGGGAACAACCTTACTGGTAGCATACCACCTGATATTGGCAATGCAACCCAAATTCATGTACTCGATCTTTCTTCTAATTATTTGGATGGGACTATTCCAAAGGAAATTGGGAGGTTGACTTCTTTGGTGAAGTTGAGGGTGAATGAAAATCAACTTTCTGGTCCTATACCTTCCGAATTTAGATCATTGGCTaatcttgaatatcttgatctATCCACAAACAGATTCAATGAGTCGATTATACGCTTTGTAGGTGACTTCCTCAAATTAAACCACTTGAATTTGAGCAACAACAAGTTTGGAGAAGGAATTCCATCTCGTTTGGGGATGTTAAATCATGTTTCCAAACTAGATTTAAGTCACAACTCACTTACTGGTAAGATACCATCAGAGATTAGTAATATGGGCAGTTTGGAGAAGCTGAATCTGTCCCACAATAATCTCTCTGGTTTCATTCCAGCGAGTTTTGAAGGCATGCACAGTTTGTCATCCGTCGACATTTCCTACAATGACTTGGAAGGTCCACTTCCTAACAGCAAAGCATTTCAAGATGCTCCCCTAGAAGCATTGCAAGGGAACAAGGGCTTGTGTGGCGAGGGTGGAGCTTTGCAACTCTGCAAtagacaaagctctagaaaGCACCAGAAACAGAaatttctaatcacattctcTCTTCTAGCAGCACTTGCACTTCTAGCTGCTATCTTCGCAATTGTCTTTGTGATTAGAAGAAAGAAGACGCACCGAAATGGGGAAGAAACCAATACGCATGAAGAAATTTGTTTTTCCATATTAGGTTATGATGGAAAGAAGATGTATGAGGAAATCATAAGGGCAACACAAGATTTTGATTCCATATACTGCATCGGAAAGGGAGGACATGGGAGTGTATACAGAGCAAATTTGTCATCCTCCAATATAGTTGCTGTGAAGAAACTCCATCTGCTATGCAGTGATGACAATAATGTTCAGAAGGAATTCTTGAATGAAATCAGGGCACTCACTGAGATGCGACATCGAAACATTGTGAAGCTTTATGGTTTCTGTTCACATAAGCGACACTCATTTTTGGTGTATGAGTATCTAGAAAGGGGTAGCGTGACTGCAATGCTGAGCAGTGATCATGAAGCTCATGAATTGGGATGGAGTAAGAGGCTTAATATTGTGAAAGATGTTGCTAATGCTTTGTGCTATATGCACCATGATTGCTTGCCACCAGTTGTACATCGGGACATATCGAGCAAAAACATTTTGCTGGATTCTGAATACAAGGCCTATGTTTCAGATTTTGGCACTGCTAAGTTCTTAAACCCAGACTCAGCTAATTGGACTGCCCTTGCAGGCACATATGGTTATATGGCACCAG AGCTCGCTTATACAATGGAAGTAAATGAGAAATGTGATGTCTATAGCTTTGGAGTATTAACATTGGAAATAATTATGGGAAGGCATCCAGGAGATATCTTCGCATCTTTATTACCACAGGCATCGTTGgtgtcatcatcatcatcaactgCCCATCAAATGCCGGTTATGGAGTTTTTGGACCAGCGCATTTCCCCTCCTTCACATCAAGTTGCAGGGGAAGTGCTTTCTCATTTTAAGATAGCATTTGCATGCTTGAATTCCAGACCAGAATCTCGTCCAACAATGAAACAAGTTTCTCAACTCCTCTCAACTCAAAGTCTGCATTTGTCCAAGCCATTACGTATGATAACTTGTGGTGAATTGCTTGTTCTCAATGCTTAG